From Pseudanabaena sp. PCC 6802, one genomic window encodes:
- a CDS encoding caspase family protein, which produces MDASKFYNLAIVIGIDNYENQQKFHPLKNASRDAVKIAEILEKSYQYKVIRLIDGDGHAENKRPTLDNIKATLENLPNHLSLEMPNCLLFYFAGHGLSFSKDVKGPKGFLIPIDAKIDDETSYLAMEKLKQELENAEKSLEKQQSRIHDLLIILDCCHAGAFRWETRKVTRKSLPITQEGYQHFVQYPSWEIMTAVAHDEEASDGTLEHSPFAKALLDGLNPEHPKADYTGDKIITSDELCLYVSNELNKSNQHPDLFPFDKKYDKGKFIFVTQDFSKNKLKNAPKLDPENNPYRGLEPYEERHANCFFGRESLTQKLLERLNPKQPQEATNLTLVVGSAGSGKSSLVKAGLLPKLRDDKAWYILHPISPGSDPFASLARAFLPATNPTLITDVRALTDLDKLLKSNPENVKPLLIDTWNNNGKSVPESQLLLILDYYEQLESLLANYPEEQEKLSKLYDRAKKNLDEISSNLSKSKEFLSKGIQSWTQRTGGEKKLLLIIDQMEEIYTRNQGNSEARDIYLNSLEIALKNSHSFHLLVTLRSDFEVYFRNFKYWRSNVIFDISPMSKEELREAIEESAREKEIYFESPSLIDLIIDDARDHLSLLSFTLSELYLKLYQRWQKGDGNRELLKEDYQAIGGVSGALAAKADKVCQSFDEPLKQALKWVLLRMVSLEQLTRKRVYADELDYSSDRENKQKDDVLEELIEANLLLEGQKEDRVFYEIAHDSLIREWQTFRDWIKKDRDAISLQGQLAEAANTWKNGEGALWAEDTRLDRANKLRKEQPYWLNKVESKFIQESIKERIFGRIKLWGAGCLFIFILLVTGWWAFVKTSESEISAKITLAESQLLSGKKWEALKTSVNASLSLKNNKLIFNNDLKNRVAGILQKSLYQVQEKNVFQAHQFNVFTIIFLPDSEDKLITTGYDGKVKLWSLNGWGLNELFSLDLEKTHDANQLISSAYDPKKHYLVTGDATGNLFILELTDKNSKLEYRRKIPQDQEKPIKDISFNSDRTLFATAGDDGSIRVWNLKGELVHEAPKAHGINKEKTENNKEETANKIRGVFINDGNKDFLVSVGEDKYLRLWALIQEKKLVEHVSCELPKELKNSVVKVSHDGKQIAITLANNLIVIDLKTLQRCPNFSKLPVLEHRNVNNIQFSPNDNFMITMGNNQLFVWEKNREKWENKRKFNSLQEFGIHGADFSRNARKIASVSGDGTIRLWSLEDLPRYEEVLSKDNADIKNQLGKYNKKLKAQNKDPLDKLPETLFRDTSFSQTNNGQLLFGTTGGFGIIKLFQIANNQIKPITVGSSKTDETIYSLSFSPDGKQLATAVGEDARVLLWDLQAMQRNEPIPYKELIKPLEPLQKNKNKDRDSDREFRSVAFNRDGSSLAAAQRDGTVYVWHRHPSGELDLDNVRSFQVPGGKLWRLKFSPTNSNHLVITQENKTVTLWDVTAIRQPIAECKGHQMYVEGADFNPAGNRLVTSDAGGNVIIWEILKNPDFTPYPYQCQSLPGFPIIGKNGDSYDVHFSPDGEKIAVADSDGKVRFWDLQGKRLEEFKVGDEPVISISFTPDGKYLFTASADGIFRWRLYSFAELLEQACEYLQNSRLEGCKQ; this is translated from the coding sequence ATGGATGCGAGTAAATTTTACAATTTAGCGATAGTTATTGGCATTGATAATTATGAAAACCAACAAAAATTTCATCCACTCAAAAATGCCAGTAGAGATGCAGTAAAGATCGCTGAGATCTTAGAAAAGAGTTACCAATACAAAGTTATCAGGCTGATTGACGGTGATGGGCACGCCGAAAACAAACGACCTACGCTAGATAATATCAAAGCCACTTTAGAAAATTTGCCTAACCATCTCTCACTTGAGATGCCTAATTGCCTCCTCTTCTACTTTGCTGGGCATGGACTATCTTTTAGCAAAGATGTCAAGGGGCCTAAAGGATTTTTAATTCCTATAGATGCGAAAATTGATGATGAAACTAGCTATCTGGCGATGGAAAAACTAAAACAAGAACTAGAAAATGCGGAAAAGAGTCTAGAAAAACAACAGTCTCGGATCCACGATCTACTAATTATTCTAGATTGCTGTCATGCTGGGGCTTTTCGTTGGGAAACTAGAAAAGTTACAAGGAAATCTCTTCCAATTACCCAAGAGGGTTATCAGCATTTTGTCCAGTACCCATCGTGGGAGATTATGACTGCTGTGGCACACGATGAAGAAGCATCCGATGGAACATTAGAACACTCACCTTTTGCTAAAGCACTCCTCGATGGCTTAAATCCCGAGCATCCAAAGGCTGACTATACAGGAGATAAAATCATTACATCTGACGAACTTTGTTTATATGTCAGCAATGAATTAAACAAGTCAAATCAACATCCAGATTTATTTCCGTTTGACAAAAAATATGATAAAGGGAAATTCATATTTGTTACTCAAGATTTTAGTAAGAATAAACTAAAAAATGCGCCAAAACTAGACCCAGAAAATAATCCTTATCGGGGTTTAGAACCCTATGAGGAAAGACATGCTAACTGTTTCTTTGGCAGAGAGTCTCTAACTCAAAAGCTACTAGAACGCCTTAATCCTAAGCAACCCCAAGAGGCAACTAACCTTACACTTGTTGTTGGTTCTGCAGGCTCTGGTAAATCTAGTTTAGTGAAGGCTGGGTTATTGCCGAAACTTCGTGACGATAAAGCATGGTATATTCTTCACCCTATCAGTCCCGGTAGCGATCCTTTTGCTTCCTTAGCGAGGGCTTTTTTACCTGCTACTAATCCAACATTGATAACGGATGTTAGAGCATTAACTGACTTAGATAAACTTCTTAAGTCTAATCCTGAAAATGTCAAACCACTGCTTATTGATACTTGGAATAATAATGGCAAGTCCGTGCCAGAGTCTCAGTTATTATTAATCTTAGACTATTATGAGCAGCTAGAAAGTTTATTAGCTAATTACCCAGAAGAGCAAGAGAAGTTATCAAAGCTTTATGATAGGGCGAAAAAAAATTTAGATGAAATAAGCAGTAATTTATCGAAAAGCAAGGAGTTTTTATCAAAAGGAATTCAAAGCTGGACTCAACGCACTGGAGGAGAAAAAAAGCTTCTATTAATTATCGATCAAATGGAGGAAATATACACTAGAAACCAAGGAAATTCAGAAGCAAGAGATATATACTTAAATTCATTGGAAATTGCCCTGAAAAATTCTCATTCTTTCCATCTTCTCGTTACCCTTCGATCTGACTTTGAAGTGTATTTTCGTAATTTTAAATATTGGAGGAGCAATGTAATATTTGACATTAGTCCCATGTCTAAAGAAGAATTAAGAGAAGCAATTGAAGAATCAGCTAGGGAAAAGGAAATTTACTTTGAATCTCCCAGTTTAATCGATCTAATTATTGATGATGCTAGAGATCATCTTTCTTTACTTTCTTTTACTCTAAGTGAACTTTATCTTAAACTCTATCAACGCTGGCAAAAAGGTGATGGCAATCGAGAGTTGCTAAAAGAAGATTATCAAGCAATAGGTGGGGTTTCTGGGGCCTTAGCTGCAAAAGCTGATAAGGTTTGTCAAAGCTTTGACGAGCCTCTCAAGCAGGCTCTTAAATGGGTTTTATTGCGTATGGTTTCCTTAGAACAGCTAACAAGGAAAAGAGTTTATGCGGATGAATTAGATTATTCTAGCGATCGAGAAAATAAGCAAAAAGATGATGTGCTTGAGGAATTAATAGAAGCTAATCTTCTTCTTGAAGGACAAAAGGAAGATCGAGTCTTTTATGAAATCGCTCATGACTCTTTAATCCGTGAATGGCAGACATTTCGAGACTGGATTAAAAAAGATCGAGATGCTATTTCCTTACAAGGACAATTAGCAGAGGCAGCTAATACATGGAAGAATGGTGAAGGAGCACTTTGGGCAGAAGATACACGTTTAGATCGGGCAAATAAACTTAGAAAAGAGCAGCCGTATTGGCTGAATAAAGTAGAATCTAAATTTATCCAGGAAAGTATCAAAGAAAGAATTTTCGGAAGAATAAAGTTGTGGGGAGCCGGATGTTTATTCATATTTATACTCTTGGTAACAGGTTGGTGGGCATTTGTAAAAACTTCAGAAAGTGAAATTTCCGCAAAAATAACCTTAGCAGAATCACAGCTACTTTCAGGAAAAAAATGGGAAGCTTTGAAAACCAGCGTTAATGCTAGTTTGTCTTTAAAAAATAACAAACTAATATTCAACAACGATCTTAAAAATCGAGTAGCTGGAATATTGCAAAAATCTCTCTACCAAGTTCAGGAAAAAAATGTTTTTCAGGCTCATCAATTTAATGTGTTTACCATCATCTTTTTGCCAGACTCAGAAGACAAGCTAATTACAACGGGTTATGACGGCAAGGTTAAACTTTGGTCGTTAAATGGTTGGGGATTAAATGAACTATTTAGCTTGGATTTAGAGAAAACCCACGATGCAAATCAATTAATTTCATCTGCCTACGATCCAAAAAAGCATTATTTAGTAACAGGAGATGCTACTGGCAACTTATTTATTCTTGAGTTAACAGATAAAAATAGCAAATTAGAGTATCGTCGAAAAATACCACAAGATCAAGAAAAACCTATTAAGGATATTTCCTTTAACTCCGATCGCACTTTGTTTGCAACTGCTGGGGATGACGGATCCATTAGAGTATGGAATTTAAAGGGCGAACTAGTTCATGAAGCTCCTAAAGCTCATGGAATCAATAAAGAAAAAACAGAAAATAATAAAGAAGAAACGGCAAATAAGATTCGTGGAGTTTTTATTAATGATGGGAATAAAGATTTTCTGGTTTCTGTAGGCGAAGATAAATATCTACGATTATGGGCTCTTATACAAGAGAAAAAACTTGTTGAGCATGTATCCTGTGAACTACCAAAAGAACTAAAAAATAGCGTGGTTAAGGTTAGTCATGATGGCAAACAAATAGCAATTACTTTAGCAAATAATTTAATCGTCATCGATCTTAAAACACTACAAAGATGTCCTAATTTCTCCAAGTTGCCCGTATTAGAGCATAGAAATGTAAACAACATTCAATTTAGTCCCAATGATAATTTTATGATTACAATGGGAAATAATCAACTTTTTGTATGGGAAAAGAATCGAGAAAAATGGGAGAACAAAAGAAAATTTAATAGCCTTCAAGAATTTGGAATTCATGGTGCTGACTTCAGCCGTAATGCTAGAAAAATAGCTTCTGTCTCTGGTGATGGTACTATTCGCCTATGGAGTTTAGAAGATTTACCTAGATATGAAGAAGTATTGAGTAAAGATAATGCTGACATTAAAAACCAGCTTGGCAAATATAATAAGAAACTCAAAGCTCAAAACAAAGATCCTTTAGATAAGTTACCTGAGACTTTATTCAGAGATACTAGCTTTTCTCAAACTAACAACGGTCAACTTCTTTTTGGAACTACTGGTGGATTTGGCATCATCAAACTGTTTCAAATAGCAAATAATCAAATAAAGCCAATTACTGTTGGTTCTTCAAAAACCGATGAAACAATTTACAGCCTCAGTTTTAGTCCCGATGGCAAACAGCTAGCTACTGCAGTGGGAGAAGATGCCAGGGTTTTGCTTTGGGATTTACAAGCTATGCAACGCAATGAACCTATTCCCTATAAGGAACTTATCAAACCTTTAGAACCACTACAGAAAAACAAAAATAAAGATAGAGATTCAGATCGAGAGTTTCGTTCAGTCGCCTTTAATAGAGATGGAAGTTCTTTAGCTGCGGCTCAAAGGGATGGTACAGTCTATGTATGGCACCGCCATCCGTCAGGTGAATTGGATTTAGATAATGTTCGTTCTTTTCAAGTGCCAGGGGGTAAGTTATGGCGATTGAAGTTTAGTCCTACTAATTCCAATCATTTAGTAATCACACAGGAAAATAAAACAGTAACGCTATGGGATGTGACAGCTATTCGTCAACCTATAGCTGAATGTAAGGGACATCAAATGTATGTCGAAGGTGCGGATTTTAACCCCGCAGGGAATCGACTGGTGACTTCTGACGCTGGGGGGAATGTAATTATCTGGGAAATCTTGAAAAATCCCGATTTCACCCCGTATCCCTATCAATGTCAATCTCTCCCTGGTTTCCCTATTATAGGTAAGAACGGTGATTCCTACGACGTTCATTTTAGTCCAGATGGTGAAAAAATTGCAGTTGCTGATAGCGATGGGAAAGTGCGCTTTTGGGACTTACAAGGTAAGCGTTTAGAAGAGTTTAAAGTAGGTGATGAACCTGTAATTAGTATCAGTTTTACTCCCGATGGCAAATATTTATTCACTGCTTCTGCTGATGGAATTTTTCGCTGGCGTTTGTACTCCTTTGCCGAATTACTAGAACAAGCCTGCGAGTACTTACAAAACAGCAGGCTTGAGGGCTGCAAGCAATGA
- a CDS encoding caspase family protein has product MSDFYALLIGINYYEPNPYYKSLQGAVRDIDKVAHYLETSLQIPSKQITRLTSPLPNTNSLADVRAERKEMPPTYQNIVNAFNSITETAKEKDLVYIHYSGHGGRVKTIFPDLKGEGQFDEGLVPMDVGNDGYYLRDVEMTTLLKRMTDKGLIVTVIFDSCHSGGATRGDAQIRGNEDGKIDIDTRPQDSLVAERSILVQNWLTLTQNNKNEGWLPNQRNYVFLGACRPSEYAYESAFDGRDRNGALTYWTIDTLNAVPTGLTYQALYDRVKGQIQSKFPNQLPMLLGEGDRQVFGSEIKAVQYALTVIETAPGKVTLDGGLAQGLSRGTRFALYSVGSDLTDRQKRLAIVEITDLQASTATATILSVEESGISAAIEKIEPGLPAVIESAPVDLKHRVRLHLKEVGNKEYQLPQKLADKQAVALDKVREAIQGNGWVTEVQGNEEGHYQVSVGRAGEYEISRLTPITNLTPALSIDDPDAPAKVVKRLVHLAKYQSVEALDNPESKIPVEFELLDEKKQSFPDPKNIKLRSGDIWLRIKNIGNQPLNIAILDLETTWAISQFDIQGLHVNYYALDGGQILEELAQFDSPQGKYYQDKTEKIKLFATKGIANFNWLTLPSLDEELPTKSITKGDTTATLNQLIEQIGDIDPPKTSRSVTRKLTPNADWMTKTIEFSFQ; this is encoded by the coding sequence ATGTCTGACTTCTACGCTTTACTAATCGGCATCAATTATTACGAACCCAACCCCTACTACAAAAGCCTACAAGGAGCTGTGCGAGATATTGATAAAGTAGCACATTATCTTGAAACATCTCTGCAAATTCCTTCTAAACAGATTACTCGGTTGACCTCGCCTTTGCCGAATACCAATTCTTTGGCGGATGTCAGGGCGGAACGTAAGGAAATGCCCCCAACCTATCAAAATATTGTTAATGCTTTTAACAGCATCACTGAAACGGCAAAAGAAAAGGATCTTGTCTATATTCATTATTCAGGGCATGGTGGACGGGTAAAAACAATTTTCCCTGACTTGAAGGGCGAGGGACAGTTTGATGAAGGCTTAGTGCCGATGGATGTGGGTAATGATGGTTATTATCTGCGGGATGTGGAAATGACTACACTCCTGAAACGAATGACCGATAAAGGGTTAATCGTGACAGTTATCTTTGATAGCTGTCATTCGGGGGGAGCTACACGAGGCGACGCTCAGATTCGGGGAAATGAAGATGGAAAGATAGATATAGACACTAGGCCACAAGATAGTTTAGTTGCTGAACGAAGTATATTAGTGCAAAATTGGCTGACTCTGACCCAAAACAACAAAAACGAAGGATGGTTGCCGAACCAGAGAAACTATGTTTTCTTGGGAGCTTGCCGCCCGTCTGAGTATGCCTATGAATCGGCATTTGATGGAAGAGATCGCAATGGGGCATTGACTTACTGGACAATCGATACGCTTAACGCTGTACCTACTGGGTTAACCTATCAAGCTCTGTACGATCGCGTGAAAGGTCAGATCCAAAGCAAATTCCCCAATCAATTACCCATGCTGTTAGGGGAAGGAGATCGCCAGGTATTTGGTAGCGAAATCAAAGCAGTGCAATATGCTCTGACTGTTATTGAAACTGCTCCAGGAAAAGTAACACTAGATGGGGGATTAGCGCAAGGATTGAGCCGAGGAACGCGATTTGCCCTTTATTCTGTGGGGAGTGACTTGACCGATAGGCAGAAACGCCTTGCTATAGTTGAGATTACCGATTTGCAAGCTTCTACAGCTACTGCAACAATCTTATCGGTTGAAGAAAGCGGGATTTCAGCAGCAATCGAGAAGATTGAGCCGGGATTACCTGCGGTGATAGAATCTGCCCCAGTCGATCTCAAACATCGAGTCCGTTTGCATCTTAAAGAAGTGGGAAACAAGGAATATCAATTGCCACAGAAGTTAGCTGACAAACAGGCAGTAGCCTTAGATAAAGTGCGGGAGGCGATACAGGGTAACGGTTGGGTGACAGAAGTACAAGGTAATGAAGAGGGACATTACCAAGTTAGTGTTGGGAGAGCGGGAGAGTACGAAATTTCTCGCTTGACTCCTATCACAAATTTAACTCCTGCGTTAAGCATTGACGATCCTGACGCCCCTGCCAAGGTAGTTAAACGCTTAGTACATTTAGCGAAATATCAATCTGTTGAAGCTCTCGATAATCCCGAGTCAAAGATACCAGTTGAGTTTGAATTACTTGATGAAAAGAAGCAATCATTTCCCGATCCTAAAAACATTAAATTAAGGTCAGGTGATATTTGGCTTCGTATTAAGAATATAGGTAATCAGCCTCTCAATATTGCCATTCTGGATCTAGAGACTACTTGGGCAATTAGCCAGTTTGATATTCAAGGCCTACATGTAAATTATTACGCGCTCGATGGAGGACAAATTTTAGAAGAACTCGCACAATTTGATAGTCCTCAAGGCAAATATTATCAAGATAAAACAGAAAAAATCAAGCTATTTGCCACAAAAGGTATAGCTAATTTTAACTGGTTAACATTACCTTCCTTGGATGAGGAACTCCCTACAAAATCCATAACTAAAGGAGATACAACAGCGACACTCAATCAGTTGATTGAGCAAATTGGAGATATTGACCCGCCCAAGACAAGTCGTTCTGTAACGCGCAAGCTGACTCCTAATGCGGATTGGATGACTAAAACCATTGAATTTAGTTTCCAATAA
- a CDS encoding lipase/acyltransferase domain-containing protein, translated as MLPILLCDKKEVIGDGRIFEFEDFFLNILTFVGDVSVMAVKTPLKDIIVILPGIMGSVLQKDGTDLWNVSGQVMWQIVKSLGNRLKDLKLEGDDPNGGDIGDGIKPTRLISDTYMIPGFGGFWKIVDGYNRTSDQITKNFEVIEGNIYDDLEDKAANFYHFPYDWRRDNRANAHILKSLLDKRLKRWREYSGHNDAKVILLAHSMGGLISRYYLEVLGGWQECKALFTFGTPYRGSLNAVNILANGFKKGGIDLINVMKLKEVIPSLTSIYQLLPRYKALKIGNDFYRIGESPNDLPNIDRTKAADALKFYDEIDNAADANKENLTYRNSFVTCPIVGVQQPTLQSAELVDGVITVSEVLPSWLSDRSHLSDGDGTVPQVSATPVQMRDLEALAIVDYIAESHGALQNQPNVLLNLLKGIQTAQTASLDDVRGSLEIVTRGGIRGLKGIGLSLDDLYLVNEPITMRAKVAESTAFNSITAEITCVSHERPTNVRNFTAENGNLVMTADNLEAGIYQVKVQTDNNSEDAPSPVHNLFEVADLGE; from the coding sequence ATGCTGCCAATTCTTCTCTGCGATAAGAAAGAAGTTATTGGTGATGGTCGGATTTTTGAATTTGAAGACTTTTTTCTCAATATCCTTACCTTTGTTGGAGATGTTTCAGTTATGGCAGTTAAAACCCCACTTAAGGACATAATCGTCATTCTTCCTGGCATCATGGGTAGTGTTTTGCAAAAAGATGGTACAGACCTTTGGAATGTATCTGGCCAAGTAATGTGGCAGATCGTAAAAAGTTTAGGTAACAGGCTAAAGGACTTGAAACTAGAGGGAGATGACCCCAATGGCGGAGATATAGGAGATGGGATTAAACCAACTCGTTTGATTTCAGATACTTACATGATTCCTGGATTTGGAGGATTTTGGAAGATTGTTGATGGTTACAATAGGACTTCCGATCAAATTACCAAGAACTTCGAGGTAATTGAGGGGAATATCTACGACGATCTGGAGGATAAAGCAGCTAATTTTTATCATTTCCCCTACGACTGGCGACGGGATAATCGTGCTAATGCACATATCCTGAAAAGCCTATTAGATAAAAGATTAAAACGATGGCGTGAGTATAGTGGCCATAATGATGCCAAGGTAATTCTTTTGGCGCACAGTATGGGAGGTTTAATCTCTCGTTATTACCTAGAGGTATTGGGGGGATGGCAGGAATGCAAAGCGTTATTTACCTTCGGGACTCCTTATCGCGGCTCGTTAAATGCGGTTAATATCCTTGCCAATGGATTTAAAAAAGGTGGCATCGATCTAATTAATGTGATGAAGCTGAAGGAAGTTATTCCTTCGCTGACTTCTATTTATCAGTTGCTTCCCAGATATAAAGCCCTTAAAATTGGCAATGACTTTTATCGCATCGGTGAATCTCCAAATGACCTTCCTAATATCGATCGCACAAAAGCAGCAGATGCTCTAAAGTTTTATGACGAGATTGACAATGCTGCGGACGCTAATAAAGAGAATTTAACATATCGCAACTCATTTGTTACTTGTCCGATCGTTGGGGTACAGCAACCAACTCTACAATCGGCTGAATTGGTAGACGGAGTAATTACTGTCAGTGAAGTTTTACCCTCTTGGTTGAGCGATCGCTCCCATCTCAGTGATGGGGATGGCACGGTTCCCCAAGTTTCGGCTACCCCCGTTCAGATGAGAGATCTGGAGGCTCTTGCCATTGTTGATTATATTGCCGAGAGTCACGGAGCTTTGCAAAACCAACCAAACGTTTTACTGAATTTGCTCAAAGGCATTCAAACAGCGCAAACGGCTTCTCTGGATGATGTTCGAGGCTCTCTTGAAATCGTGACAAGAGGAGGAATCCGTGGGCTGAAAGGCATTGGTTTATCGCTTGACGATCTATACCTGGTGAATGAGCCCATTACCATGCGGGCAAAAGTGGCGGAAAGTACTGCATTTAACTCCATCACGGCTGAGATTACCTGTGTTTCTCATGAACGCCCTACGAACGTTCGGAACTTTACTGCCGAAAATGGAAATTTGGTAATGACAGCAGATAACTTGGAGGCAGGAATATATCAGGTGAAGGTGCAAACCGATAATAACAGCGAAGATGCCCCTAGCCCCGTCCACAATCTTTTTGAAGTTGCAGACTTAGGAGAGTAG